A window of Zingiber officinale cultivar Zhangliang chromosome 5A, Zo_v1.1, whole genome shotgun sequence contains these coding sequences:
- the LOC121981962 gene encoding sugar transport protein MST3-like, which yields MAGGALVNSGSGKEYPGKLTLYVLVTCVVAATGGLIFGYDIGISGGVTSMDSFLEKFFPEVHRKQQANRSTNQYCQFDSQLLQTFTSSLYLAALVASFFASGVTRAFGRKWSMFGGGVTFLVGAALNGAAKDVAMLIIGRILLGIGVGFANQSVPVYLSEMAPARLRGMLNIGFQLMITIGILAANLINYGTNKIKGGWGWRVSLALAAVPAGIITVGSLFLPDTPNSLLERGFPDRAQRMLRRIRGTHDVGAEYADLVAASEESKLVENPWANILQRRYRPQIIMALLIPFFQQLTGINVIMFYAPVLFRTLGFGSNASLMSAVITGLVNVFATLVSIFTVDRLGRRKLFLEGGAQMIVCQIVVGTLIEIKFGTSGEGHFPKGYAAIVVLFICAYVAGFAWSWGPLGWLVPSEIFPLEIRSAGQSINVSVNMLFTFVIAQAFLTMLCHMKFGLFYFFGGWVFIMSLFVFFFLPETKNVPIEEMVLVWRKHWFWGRFIADNDVNGVEKPKSGEK from the exons ATGGCCGGCGGCGCTCTCGTCAACTCCGGTTCAGGCAAGGAATACCCCGGCAAACTCACCCTCTACGTCCTCGTCACCTGCGTCGTCGCCGCCACCGGCGGCCTCATCTTCGGCTATGACATCGGCATCTCAG GCGGGGTGACGTCGATGGACTCGTTCCTGGAGAAGTTCTTCCCGGAAGTTCACCGGAAGCAGCAGGCAAACCGGAGCACGAACCAGTACTGCCAGTTCGACAGCCAGCTGCTTCAGACCTTCACGTCGTCGCTCTACCTCGCGGCCCTAGTCGCCTCCTTCTTCGCCTCCGGCGTGACCAGGGCCTTCGGCCGCAAGTGGTCCATGTTCGGAGGCGGCGTCACCTTCCTCGTCGGCGCCGCCCTCAACGGCGCCGCCAAGGACGTCGCCATGCTCATCATCGGCCGCATCCTCCTCGGCATCGGCGTCGGCTTCGCCAACCAG TCGGTGCCGGTGTATTTGTCGGAGATGGCGCCGGCGCGGCTCCGCGGCATGCTCAACATCGGCTTCCAGCTCATGATCACGATCGGCATCCTCGCCGCAAACCTGATCAACTACGGAACCAACAAGATAAAGGGCGGGTGGGGGTGGCGCGTCAGCCTCGCGCTCGCCGCCGTTCCGGCGGGCATCATTACCGTCGGCTCACTGTTCCTCCCCGACACCCCCAACTCCCTCCTGGAGCGCGGGTTCCCTGATCGCGCCCAGCGCATGCTCCGCCGCATCCGCGGCACCCACGACGTCGGCGCGGAGTACGCCGACCTGGTGGCCGCCAGCGAGGAATCCAAGTTGGTGGAGAATCCGTGGGCCAACATCCTCCAGCGCCGGTACCGCCCCCAGATCATCATGGCCCTGCTCATCCCCTTCTTCCAGCAGCTCACCGGCATAAACGTCATCATGTTCTACGCCCCCGTCCTGTTCCGCACCCTTGGATTCGGCAGCAACGCCTCGCTCATGTCCGCCGTGATCACCGGCCTCGTCAACGTCTTCGCCACCTTAGTCTCCATCTTCACCGTCGACCGCCTCGGCCGCCGCAAACTCTTCCTCGAGGGCGGCGCTCAAATGATCGTGTGTCAG ATCGTAGTCGGGACATTGATCGAGATCAAATTCGGGACGAGCGGCGAAGGCCATTTTCCGAAGGGGTACGCGGCGATCGTGGTGCTGTTCATCTGCGCGTACGTGGCGGGGTTCGCGTGGTCGTGGGGGCCGCTGGGGTGGCTGGTGCCGAGCGAGATCTTTCCGTTGGAGATCCGGTCGGCGGGGCAGAGCATCAACGTGTCGGTGAACATGCTGTTCACCTTCGTCATCGCGCAGGCCTTCCTCACCATGCTCTGCCACATGAAGTTCGGCCTCTTCTACTTCTTCGGCGGCTGGGTCTTCATCATGAgcctcttcgtcttcttcttcttgccggaGACCAAGAACGTGCCCATCGAGGAGATGGTGCTCGTGTGGAGGAAGCACTGGTTCTGGGGCAGGTTCATTGCAGACAACGACGTCAACGGCGTCGAGAAGCCCAAGTCCGGCGAGAAGTAA